One segment of Verrucomicrobiia bacterium DNA contains the following:
- the purM gene encoding phosphoribosylformylglycinamidine cyclo-ligase, with product MKPKAYARAGVDIDLGNKLKAGLPQLLAATRRPEVLGKVGGFGGLFALDLRKYREPVLVSSVDGVGTKLKIAFAMHRHDTIGQDLVNHCVNDIAVLGAEPLFFLDYIGTGKLEPRVFTQIIRGFAKACAENRCALIGGETAQMPGLYQPGEYDVSGTIIGVVEKGRMLDGTSIRPGDAVIGLASSGLHTNGYSLARKILFDQMKLKPSSRLPDFKGTLGEELLKVHVSYGPLVHTLLEGFNAQKPARQPAASKRRSLAGGKKAVTPVIKGLAHITGGGFVDNIPRVLPKHCNVSIRKGSWPIPPIFTLLQKRRALPDAELYRVFNMGIGMVVIAARERAEEVLRFILKRRQAAWVIGQVTKGRGLATIT from the coding sequence ATGAAACCGAAGGCTTACGCGCGCGCGGGCGTGGATATTGATTTGGGCAACAAGCTCAAGGCGGGCCTGCCGCAATTGCTGGCCGCCACCAGGCGCCCTGAGGTCCTGGGCAAAGTTGGCGGCTTCGGCGGCCTGTTTGCGCTTGACCTTCGCAAATATCGCGAGCCCGTTTTGGTTTCGAGCGTCGATGGCGTAGGCACCAAGCTGAAAATAGCCTTCGCCATGCACCGCCACGACACCATCGGCCAGGACCTGGTCAATCATTGCGTCAACGACATCGCCGTTCTCGGAGCCGAGCCGCTCTTTTTCCTGGATTACATCGGCACCGGCAAACTCGAGCCCCGAGTTTTCACCCAGATTATTCGCGGGTTCGCCAAGGCCTGCGCGGAGAACCGCTGTGCGCTCATCGGCGGCGAGACCGCGCAGATGCCGGGTTTATATCAGCCCGGCGAGTACGATGTCAGCGGCACGATTATCGGCGTTGTCGAGAAGGGCAGGATGCTGGATGGGACCTCGATTCGCCCGGGCGATGCAGTGATCGGGCTGGCTTCCAGTGGGCTGCATACCAACGGCTATTCCCTGGCCAGAAAAATTTTGTTCGACCAAATGAAACTAAAGCCCTCCAGCCGCCTCCCCGATTTTAAGGGAACCCTGGGCGAGGAGTTGCTCAAGGTCCACGTTAGCTACGGGCCTCTGGTGCACACTCTGCTCGAAGGATTTAATGCGCAAAAACCCGCCCGGCAGCCGGCTGCAAGCAAAAGGCGCAGTTTGGCAGGAGGCAAAAAGGCCGTCACGCCCGTGATCAAGGGCCTGGCGCACATCACCGGTGGCGGCTTTGTCGATAACATCCCGCGCGTGCTGCCAAAGCACTGTAACGTCTCGATCCGAAAAGGCTCCTGGCCTATCCCCCCAATCTTTACGCTTTTGCAAAAGCGCCGGGCCTTGCCCGATGCGGAACTGTATCGGGTCTTTAACATGGGGATTGGGATGGTTGTCATCGCAGCTCGGGAACGCGCAGAGGAAGTGCTGCGCTTCATCCTCAAGCGGCGTCAGGCGGCGTGGGTGATTGGGCAGGTCACCAAAGGGCGTGGTCTGGCAACAATCACTTAG
- a CDS encoding LysM peptidoglycan-binding domain-containing protein has protein sequence MRWRVIALVSLGVNLLGAAVWMALPHPRRLTTLALDAGTNAPASAGRTNIIVRRQFFSWQEVESPDYPTYIANLRDIGCPEQTIRDIIIADVNALYSRRRATELVTPEQQWWRSEPDTNVMQMAFEKARALDDERRALLTRLLGTNWEAGDLVNLPRPSHAGVVLDGPLLGTLPSDTKQAIQNISQRSEDRIQAYLNAQRAQGKQADPVELAKLRQQTRDDLAQVLSPPQLEEYLLRYSQYANDLRADFGQLTYFNATPDEFRAVFRATDSLDQQIELLADSTDPSAVSARQDLEAQRENAIKLALGPQRYEEYVMLHDPVYRDAVATADQAGTPEAARSIYQINLAALEQQDAIQANTNLTSEQKNIEMKQLEVDQLKANAIAAGQQLPPEPTSVAPPPKRTYTLRPGDTAAVIGMIYGVPEAAIQAANPNINFSRLRPGDSINIPGGAMAPVPAPRTPYAP, from the coding sequence ATGCGCTGGCGCGTCATTGCCTTGGTTTCGCTCGGCGTCAACCTCTTGGGTGCCGCCGTGTGGATGGCTTTGCCCCATCCTCGCCGCCTCACCACTCTGGCTTTAGACGCAGGAACCAACGCACCAGCCAGCGCCGGGCGCACCAACATTATCGTCCGCCGCCAGTTCTTTTCCTGGCAAGAGGTCGAGTCGCCCGATTATCCCACATACATCGCCAATCTGCGCGATATTGGCTGCCCGGAGCAAACCATCCGCGACATCATCATTGCCGATGTCAACGCGCTTTATTCCCGCCGCCGCGCCACGGAGCTGGTCACCCCTGAGCAGCAATGGTGGCGGAGTGAACCGGACACTAATGTGATGCAGATGGCTTTCGAAAAGGCCCGCGCGCTGGATGACGAACGGCGAGCCCTGCTGACCCGTCTGCTGGGAACAAACTGGGAAGCCGGCGACCTGGTCAACCTGCCGCGCCCCTCGCATGCGGGTGTTGTGCTGGACGGCCCATTGCTGGGCACGCTTCCGTCGGACACAAAGCAGGCCATCCAGAACATCAGCCAGCGTTCCGAGGACCGCATCCAGGCTTATCTCAACGCTCAACGCGCCCAGGGGAAACAAGCCGACCCGGTTGAGTTGGCCAAGCTCCGGCAGCAAACCCGCGATGACCTCGCCCAAGTGCTCTCTCCGCCTCAACTCGAAGAGTACCTGTTGCGCTATTCCCAATACGCCAATGATCTCCGGGCAGATTTTGGACAGCTTACCTATTTCAATGCCACGCCGGATGAATTTCGCGCCGTGTTCCGGGCCACCGACAGCCTCGACCAGCAGATCGAATTGCTCGCCGATAGCACCGACCCCAGCGCAGTTTCGGCACGACAGGACCTCGAAGCCCAGCGCGAAAACGCCATTAAGCTCGCCCTCGGCCCGCAGCGCTACGAGGAATATGTGATGCTCCACGACCCGGTTTATCGCGACGCGGTTGCCACCGCCGACCAGGCGGGCACACCGGAAGCCGCGCGGAGCATTTATCAAATCAATCTTGCCGCCCTCGAACAGCAGGACGCCATCCAGGCCAACACCAACCTGACGAGCGAACAAAAGAACATCGAAATGAAGCAACTCGAGGTGGATCAGCTCAAGGCCAATGCGATTGCTGCCGGCCAGCAACTGCCCCCTGAGCCCACCAGCGTCGCGCCGCCACCCAAGCGCACTTATACGCTGCGCCCAGGGGATACCGCCGCAGTGATAGGGATGATCTATGGCGTACCCGAGGCGGCCATCCAGGCGGCGAATCCC
- a CDS encoding glycogen-binding domain-containing protein codes for MAPVKSEMPKPERISIEFVRPGAKRVYVAGSFNGWKPEDTPLTAVGNGLWVGNLNVKPGRHEYLFVVDGQWLPDPNAKERVQNPFGGVNSVLTVQQ; via the coding sequence ATGGCGCCGGTGAAATCCGAAATGCCCAAGCCAGAGCGAATTTCGATTGAATTCGTGCGGCCAGGCGCAAAGCGGGTCTATGTGGCCGGCTCGTTTAATGGCTGGAAACCGGAGGACACCCCGCTCACCGCGGTTGGAAACGGCCTATGGGTGGGCAACCTCAATGTCAAACCGGGCCGCCATGAATACCTTTTCGTGGTCGATGGCCAATGGTTGCCCGATCCCAACGCCAAGGAGCGTGTTCAGAATCCGTTTGGGGGCGTGAATTCTGTTCTGACGGTCCAACAGTAA
- the folK gene encoding 2-amino-4-hydroxy-6-hydroxymethyldihydropteridine diphosphokinase: protein MCSGSNEPNPADATWAFIAIGSNLGNPRQNVFEAIERLKQFSAGALLLSSLWETTPVDCPPGSPPFINAVVGLQPLPRENPESLLARLQKLERQFGRRRHLPNAPRSLDLDLIAFGKETRATEQLNLPHPRAVQRRFVLQPLSEIAHRLVLPGQSKTVAQLLAALPPDPRMRLAPG from the coding sequence ATGTGCTCGGGCTCAAATGAACCGAATCCAGCCGATGCCACGTGGGCTTTCATAGCGATTGGCTCGAACCTGGGTAATCCCCGGCAAAACGTTTTCGAAGCCATCGAGAGACTAAAGCAGTTTTCCGCCGGTGCGTTGCTGTTGTCTTCGCTGTGGGAAACCACGCCGGTGGACTGTCCACCCGGCTCTCCTCCATTCATCAATGCCGTCGTGGGTCTGCAACCGCTGCCACGAGAAAATCCAGAGAGCCTGCTGGCCCGCTTGCAAAAACTGGAACGGCAATTCGGTCGGCGCAGGCACCTGCCCAACGCGCCGCGGTCGCTGGACCTGGACCTCATCGCTTTTGGAAAGGAAACCCGCGCGACAGAACAATTGAACCTGCCACACCCACGCGCCGTCCAGCGCCGGTTCGTCCTGCAACCGTTGAGCGAGATTGCCCACCGCCTGGTTCTGCCCGGCCAAAGCAAAACCGTGGCGCAATTGCTGGCTGCCTTGCCCCCTGACCCGCGCATGCGTCTTGCGCCAGGCTGA
- the dapA gene encoding 4-hydroxy-tetrahydrodipicolinate synthase, whose product MFTGTYTAIVTPFKGGQIDQAALERLVRKQIAGGVDGIVPVGTTGESPTVNYDEHIQIIALCVEFAARRIKVLAGTGGNSTSEAVYLTERAEAAGADGSLQVAPYYNKPTQEGLFQHFREVARKTKLPIVLYSIPSRCGIEIAVETVKRLTKECQNIVGIKEAGGNPDRVSQLRAAVGSRFEIMSGDDALTLSFMAVGAQGVISVASNIIPRQIARMVQAFAGGNSAAAMKLHREFYPLFKDLFIETNPVPIKAALAMMGQIHEEYRLPLVPMNAKNREALRKTMKVCGLLK is encoded by the coding sequence ATGTTCACCGGAACTTACACTGCCATTGTGACGCCATTCAAAGGCGGCCAAATCGACCAAGCCGCTCTCGAACGGCTGGTTAGAAAGCAAATCGCGGGAGGCGTCGATGGCATCGTGCCCGTAGGGACCACTGGCGAATCGCCAACGGTCAATTACGACGAGCATATCCAGATCATCGCTCTTTGTGTTGAATTTGCCGCCCGGCGTATCAAGGTGCTTGCAGGCACAGGCGGCAACTCGACCAGTGAAGCCGTCTATCTGACTGAGCGCGCGGAAGCCGCCGGCGCGGATGGGTCGCTGCAGGTCGCCCCGTATTACAACAAGCCAACCCAGGAAGGCCTCTTCCAACATTTCCGTGAGGTGGCCCGCAAGACGAAGCTTCCGATAGTTTTGTACAGCATCCCCAGCCGCTGCGGCATCGAGATAGCGGTCGAGACCGTTAAACGACTGACAAAAGAATGCCAGAACATCGTAGGCATCAAAGAGGCCGGCGGCAACCCGGACCGGGTGAGCCAATTGCGGGCGGCGGTGGGCTCGCGCTTCGAAATCATGAGCGGGGACGACGCCCTGACACTTTCGTTTATGGCGGTGGGCGCCCAAGGGGTCATCAGCGTTGCCTCGAACATTATCCCGCGCCAAATCGCGCGGATGGTGCAGGCCTTTGCCGGCGGCAATTCCGCCGCGGCAATGAAGTTACACCGGGAATTTTATCCGCTCTTCAAGGATTTATTCATTGAAACCAACCCCGTGCCGATCAAAGCGGCTTTGGCCATGATGGGCCAAATCCACGAGGAATACCGATTGCCGCTGGTGCCCATGAATGCAAAGAATCGCGAAGCGCTTCGCAAGACAATGAAGGTCTGCGGCCTTTTGAAATGA
- the dapB gene encoding 4-hydroxy-tetrahydrodipicolinate reductase — protein sequence MTRLIITGSKGRMGRALAACAAHQPELQITGQIDQGDDLTAVIAQGEVVIDFSSHSATAGIASLCAEHGKAMVIGTTGHSQEDRSQITAFSSRIPIVLSSNFSTGVNTLFWLTRKAAEVLGPEFDLEIVEMHHRLKRDAPSGTAKTLAEILAAVRRQQLEQSVRYGRSGIVGERTATEIGIHSVRGGDVVGDHTIIFAGVGERVELTHRASSREILAKGALRAAHWVVKQRPGLYDMQDVLGLK from the coding sequence ATGACACGACTCATCATCACCGGGTCCAAAGGCCGGATGGGCCGCGCGCTGGCGGCCTGCGCCGCCCACCAACCGGAGCTGCAAATCACGGGCCAAATTGATCAAGGCGACGACCTCACGGCCGTGATTGCTCAGGGCGAAGTGGTCATCGATTTCAGTTCACACAGCGCCACTGCAGGGATTGCATCGCTTTGCGCGGAGCACGGCAAAGCGATGGTCATCGGGACCACCGGCCATTCTCAGGAAGACCGTTCTCAGATCACCGCCTTCAGCAGCCGCATTCCCATCGTGCTTTCGTCGAATTTCTCGACGGGTGTCAATACCCTGTTCTGGTTGACGCGCAAGGCCGCGGAGGTCCTCGGGCCTGAGTTCGACTTGGAAATTGTCGAGATGCATCACCGCCTTAAACGCGACGCACCCAGCGGGACGGCCAAAACGCTGGCCGAAATTCTCGCCGCAGTGCGGCGGCAGCAGCTCGAACAGTCCGTCCGTTACGGGCGCTCGGGCATCGTCGGAGAACGAACGGCAACCGAAATCGGCATCCATTCGGTGCGCGGCGGCGATGTCGTCGGCGACCACACGATAATTTTTGCCGGGGTAGGCGAGCGGGTCGAGTTGACGCATAGGGCCTCGAGCCGGGAGATTTTGGCCAAAGGCGCCTTGCGTGCGGCGCATTGGGTTGTCAAACAGCGCCCCGGCCTCTATGACATGCAGGATGTGCTCGGGCTCAAATGA
- a CDS encoding carbohydrate kinase family protein, giving the protein MKLKSANARSGLLAGGNWIIDQVKLIDVYPQPEQLSNIRSQSEGTGGAAYNVLMDLARSRAPFPLWAAGLVGKDALGQRILDDCRQNKIDVRHLGATPKAPTSYTDVMTEQGHGRRTFFHARGANALWKGADLDFDRIRPRIFHLGYLLLLDALDQPDATYGTKAARLLAAAQAAGVKTSVDVVSEDSDRFPKIVNPALKHVDYCILNEIEAGKTTGFKMRSPDGALDTVALRHAAGALLQQGVRELVVIHFPEGAFARARRGEDYWQRSLKLPPDYIAGTAGAGDAFCAGVLLGLHQEWDLGRCLLTGVCIASASLSDATCTAGVKSLDSSLALARKFGLGPRLQKDE; this is encoded by the coding sequence ATGAAACTCAAAAGCGCAAATGCCCGGAGCGGTTTATTAGCCGGGGGCAACTGGATCATCGACCAAGTCAAGTTGATCGATGTCTATCCGCAACCCGAGCAACTGAGCAATATTCGCAGTCAATCCGAAGGCACCGGTGGGGCTGCCTATAACGTGCTGATGGACCTGGCGCGTTCCCGCGCGCCCTTTCCACTCTGGGCCGCCGGGCTGGTAGGCAAAGATGCCTTGGGCCAGCGCATCCTGGATGATTGCCGCCAAAACAAAATTGATGTGCGCCACCTCGGAGCAACTCCCAAAGCCCCCACTTCCTACACCGATGTCATGACCGAGCAGGGTCATGGCCGCCGCACCTTCTTCCATGCCCGCGGCGCCAATGCCTTATGGAAAGGCGCAGACCTGGATTTCGACAGGATTCGCCCTCGGATTTTTCATTTGGGCTACCTCCTGTTGCTCGATGCGTTGGACCAGCCCGACGCCACATACGGCACCAAAGCCGCCCGGCTCCTGGCCGCTGCTCAGGCTGCCGGCGTCAAGACCAGCGTCGATGTTGTCAGCGAGGACAGCGACCGCTTTCCAAAAATCGTCAACCCCGCTCTCAAGCACGTCGATTATTGCATTCTCAACGAAATCGAGGCGGGCAAAACTACCGGCTTCAAAATGCGCAGCCCGGACGGGGCGCTGGATACGGTGGCGTTGAGGCATGCGGCCGGGGCTTTGCTGCAACAGGGCGTGCGCGAACTCGTGGTCATTCATTTTCCCGAAGGGGCGTTTGCCCGCGCCCGCAGGGGCGAGGATTACTGGCAACGTTCGCTCAAGCTCCCGCCAGATTATATCGCCGGCACCGCCGGGGCGGGAGACGCCTTTTGCGCGGGTGTATTGCTGGGATTGCACCAGGAATGGGACCTGGGGCGCTGCCTGCTGACTGGAGTGTGCATTGCTTCGGCCTCGCTCTCAGACGCGACCTGCACGGCCGGGGTCAAATCCTTGGACAGCTCACTAGCCCTTGCCAGGAAGTTCGGCCTCGGCCCCAGGCTTCAAAAGGACGAATAG
- the ptsP gene encoding phosphoenolpyruvate--protein phosphotransferase — protein MPEPLPKGEQVFRGIPVSGGVCRGKILVLRRDRPAIARRTLPDAQLPDEINRLERALVQTRHQLLEVQRRVSEAMGAEEGSIFDAHLLVLEDRTLLDEIVRVIQEEKVNAEFAFHTVAERYAATLAAIEDDYLRERATDMRDVSSRVLNNLLGLEEELGLRHLKEPCVIISHDLTPSNTAQLDKRNVLGFATDVGSKTSHTAIMARSLRIPAVVGLKDASNRLETGQYALLDGFNGLIIVNPTDQSLFEYGQLLRKQVSLQEKLRDILLKPAVTLDGHRVFLSANIENPGDAEAVKANGAEGVGLFRTEYLFINRELPPTEEQQFQAYSEAASALKPLPVVIRTLDLGGDKLMAHMPLPRELNPFLGWRAIRFCLEEKDIFREQLRAILRASALGNLKMMYPMISGLEELNQANALVEECKAQLRKENIPFDEHLEVGAMIETPSAVVVAESLAKRLKFFSIGTNDLIQYSLAVDRMNEKIAHLYEPTHPAIVRLIKATVDAAHHHKIWVSVCGEMASDPVLAPLLLGLGVDELSSAPALVPPLKFLIRRLKLSEARELAAFALECELAGDILARCQELARQIAPSLFENK, from the coding sequence ATGCCTGAGCCGTTGCCAAAGGGAGAACAGGTCTTCCGGGGAATTCCTGTTTCGGGCGGCGTGTGCCGTGGAAAAATTCTCGTGCTGCGTCGAGACCGGCCCGCCATCGCGCGGCGGACGCTGCCGGATGCGCAGTTACCCGACGAGATCAACCGGCTCGAACGGGCGCTGGTCCAGACCCGCCATCAACTGCTCGAGGTCCAGCGCCGCGTCAGTGAAGCCATGGGCGCCGAGGAGGGGAGCATCTTCGACGCGCATTTGCTCGTGCTGGAAGACCGCACCCTGCTCGACGAAATCGTGCGAGTCATCCAGGAAGAAAAGGTCAACGCCGAGTTTGCTTTTCATACCGTCGCTGAGCGCTACGCGGCAACGCTGGCCGCTATCGAGGACGATTACCTCCGCGAGCGCGCGACCGATATGCGCGACGTCAGCTCGCGGGTGTTGAACAACCTGCTCGGTCTCGAAGAGGAACTCGGCCTGCGCCATCTCAAAGAACCGTGCGTCATTATCAGCCATGATCTGACTCCCTCCAATACCGCTCAATTGGACAAGCGCAATGTCCTGGGCTTCGCCACTGATGTCGGCAGCAAAACCTCCCACACCGCTATCATGGCCCGCTCGTTGCGCATCCCGGCGGTCGTCGGCCTCAAGGATGCCAGCAACCGGTTGGAGACGGGCCAATACGCCTTGCTGGATGGCTTCAACGGCCTCATCATCGTCAATCCCACCGACCAGAGCCTCTTCGAATACGGCCAACTGCTCCGCAAGCAAGTCAGCCTTCAGGAGAAACTCAGGGACATCCTCCTCAAGCCCGCCGTTACACTCGACGGTCACCGGGTTTTTCTCTCGGCGAATATCGAGAACCCCGGCGACGCCGAAGCTGTCAAGGCCAACGGCGCCGAAGGGGTTGGCCTGTTTCGCACCGAGTATCTCTTCATTAATCGCGAACTGCCCCCGACCGAAGAGCAGCAATTTCAGGCCTATTCTGAGGCCGCATCCGCCCTCAAGCCGTTGCCGGTCGTTATCCGCACGCTCGACCTGGGCGGGGATAAGTTGATGGCCCACATGCCCCTGCCGCGCGAGCTCAATCCCTTTCTGGGCTGGCGCGCTATCCGCTTTTGCCTCGAGGAGAAGGATATCTTTCGCGAACAGCTTCGGGCCATCCTCCGGGCCAGCGCCCTCGGCAATCTCAAGATGATGTATCCGATGATCTCGGGTTTGGAAGAGCTAAACCAGGCCAATGCGCTGGTCGAAGAGTGCAAAGCCCAATTGCGCAAGGAGAATATCCCCTTTGACGAACATCTCGAGGTGGGGGCTATGATCGAGACGCCATCGGCTGTGGTGGTGGCCGAGTCGCTCGCCAAACGTCTTAAGTTTTTCAGCATCGGCACCAATGACCTCATTCAATATTCACTGGCAGTGGATCGGATGAATGAAAAAATCGCCCATCTCTACGAGCCGACCCATCCGGCCATCGTCCGGCTCATCAAAGCCACCGTCGATGCTGCCCACCACCACAAAATCTGGGTCAGTGTTTGCGGCGAGATGGCCAGTGACCCTGTCCTGGCCCCTCTGCTGCTGGGCCTGGGTGTCGATGAACTTAGCTCCGCCCCGGCCCTGGTCCCTCCGCTTAAATTTCTCATCCGCCGCCTCAAGCTCAGCGAGGCCAGGGAACTGGCCGCCTTTGCCCTGGAATGCGAGTTGGCAGGCGACATCCTGGCGCGCTGCCAGGAACTGGCCCGCCAGATTGCCCCCAGCTTATTCGAAAACAAGTAG
- the dapF gene encoding diaminopimelate epimerase, whose amino-acid sequence MNFGLWAILSRAVVLDFTKMNGAGNDFLLIDNRAQGIRLTRPEIVRLCDRHRGVGADGIILLIPARTSQADWAWEFFNSDGSIGEMCGNGARCFARFVQRRVGWDRDLTFETGAGLIRAHFQGERIQVTLTAPGEMRLNEQLPLAAGPLEVHSLNTGVPHAVLFVPDADKAMVQQLGPEIRRHPRFAPKGTNVNFVQVLGPGQIRVRTFERGVEGETLACGTGVTASALVAARVHRFGSPVQVRVEGGDLLEVSFGEEDGGFERVCLTGPAEFVFEGRIEL is encoded by the coding sequence TTGAACTTTGGGCTTTGGGCGATACTTTCCCGAGCCGTGGTTTTGGATTTCACCAAGATGAACGGGGCAGGCAACGATTTTTTATTGATTGACAACCGCGCCCAGGGAATCCGCCTGACTCGACCCGAGATCGTGCGTTTGTGCGACCGGCATCGGGGTGTCGGGGCGGACGGGATTATCCTTCTCATCCCCGCCCGGACCTCGCAGGCGGATTGGGCTTGGGAGTTCTTTAACAGCGACGGGAGCATCGGAGAGATGTGCGGCAACGGGGCGCGATGTTTCGCCCGGTTCGTCCAGCGCCGGGTCGGCTGGGACCGCGATCTAACATTCGAGACCGGGGCGGGGCTGATCAGGGCGCATTTCCAGGGCGAGCGCATTCAAGTGACGCTGACGGCCCCCGGCGAAATGCGCCTGAACGAACAACTCCCCTTGGCCGCCGGGCCGCTGGAAGTCCATTCCCTCAACACCGGGGTTCCACATGCCGTCCTGTTTGTGCCGGATGCGGATAAGGCCATGGTCCAGCAATTAGGTCCCGAGATTCGCCGCCATCCTCGCTTCGCCCCCAAAGGCACCAACGTCAATTTTGTTCAGGTGCTTGGCCCCGGGCAAATTCGCGTAAGGACATTCGAGCGGGGCGTGGAAGGCGAAACGCTGGCGTGCGGGACGGGAGTGACCGCCTCAGCCCTGGTGGCGGCGCGCGTGCATCGATTTGGTTCCCCTGTTCAGGTGCGCGTTGAAGGGGGCGACCTGCTCGAAGTGAGCTTCGGGGAGGAGGACGGCGGTTTTGAGCGGGTCTGTTTGACGGGCCCGGCTGAATTTGTCTTTGAGGGCCGAATCGAACTGTAA
- a CDS encoding MqnA/MqnD/SBP family protein, producing the protein MSKILTLGHSPDPDDAFMFYALAHSLIPTESFRFEHVLQDIQTLNERATRGELDITAISIHAYAYVSGAYALLPTGASMGDGYGPMLVAKRKLSKAEVEKATIAVPGAMTSAFLALQLWLNKPAKEFKFIVVPFDRVFDSVHSGAAEVGLIIHEGQLTYQKEGLQVCQDLGAWWAQANDGLPLPLGGNVIHKRFSPQERKSISDILTASIRYGLEHRAEAVQHALQYARNMGGDLADKFVGMYVNHWTLDYGERGRQAIQRFLDQAHDHGLIPHQQQLEFVT; encoded by the coding sequence ATGTCGAAGATTTTGACCCTCGGACATTCACCCGACCCGGATGACGCATTCATGTTTTATGCATTGGCGCATTCCTTGATTCCCACCGAATCGTTCAGATTCGAGCACGTCTTGCAGGACATCCAAACACTGAATGAACGGGCCACTCGCGGCGAATTAGATATCACCGCCATCAGCATCCATGCCTATGCCTACGTCAGCGGCGCCTATGCCTTGCTGCCCACCGGCGCCAGCATGGGCGACGGTTACGGTCCAATGCTGGTTGCAAAACGGAAGCTGTCCAAAGCGGAGGTTGAAAAGGCGACCATCGCGGTGCCCGGCGCCATGACCAGTGCCTTTCTGGCGCTCCAGCTTTGGCTGAATAAACCCGCCAAAGAATTCAAATTCATCGTCGTCCCGTTTGACAGGGTTTTTGATTCCGTCCACTCCGGCGCGGCGGAGGTGGGCTTGATCATTCACGAAGGACAACTGACTTACCAGAAAGAAGGGTTGCAGGTGTGCCAGGACCTCGGGGCCTGGTGGGCGCAAGCCAACGACGGGCTGCCATTGCCCCTGGGCGGCAATGTGATTCACAAGCGCTTTTCACCGCAGGAGCGCAAAAGCATTTCTGATATACTGACCGCGAGCATCCGTTACGGCCTGGAGCATCGGGCCGAGGCGGTGCAACATGCCTTGCAATATGCCCGCAACATGGGAGGCGACCTGGCGGACAAGTTTGTCGGGATGTACGTGAATCATTGGACATTGGATTACGGAGAGAGAGGCCGGCAGGCCATCCAGCGATTTCTGGACCAGGCCCATGACCACGGCCTGATTCCCCATCAACAGCAACTCGAGTTTGTGACATAA
- a CDS encoding rhodanese-like domain-containing protein gives MKKIFILCAVWLVTAAVYAGQYPEIKMAELKSAMASSRVTLLDANGTDSWKEGHIPGAIDFVGNKEKLSSLLPKNKDALVVAYCAGPRCQAYKSAAAAAEKLGYKNVKHFAAGISGWQQAGGRTERGS, from the coding sequence ATGAAAAAGATTTTCATTCTTTGCGCGGTGTGGTTGGTGACGGCTGCGGTTTACGCCGGGCAATACCCGGAGATCAAAATGGCCGAACTGAAATCGGCGATGGCATCGAGTCGCGTGACGCTTTTGGATGCCAATGGGACTGATTCATGGAAAGAGGGGCACATCCCCGGGGCGATTGATTTTGTGGGCAATAAGGAGAAGTTGTCGAGTCTATTGCCGAAGAACAAAGATGCCCTGGTGGTGGCGTACTGCGCGGGGCCCCGATGCCAGGCCTACAAATCCGCCGCCGCTGCAGCAGAAAAGCTCGGTTATAAGAACGTGAAACATTTTGCTGCCGGGATTTCCGGATGGCAACAAGCCGGCGGCAGGACGGAGCGTGGGAGCTAG
- a CDS encoding nucleotidyltransferase family protein codes for MKVIILAAGYATRLYPLTLTRPKPLLPVAGKPMVEYVLDNLAPIGGLDRIYVATNAKFAKQFEEWSLSCHSKAHLSFTIVNDGSTDDSNKLGAIGDIHFVLETQKVDDDLIVVAGDNLFSEKLEAFGRFCRQKNAPVVAAYDVKDLEQVKKYSALTLAPDGRITFFEEKPKNPSSTVTAIALYFYPRAALPLIRQYVAEGNNPDQPGRLVQWLYSRTPVYTWNVPGIWFDIGSKETLEEANRIFAKARS; via the coding sequence ATGAAGGTTATTATCCTCGCAGCCGGTTATGCTACGCGGCTCTATCCACTAACTCTCACCCGGCCCAAACCGCTCTTGCCCGTCGCCGGCAAGCCCATGGTCGAATACGTCCTGGATAATCTTGCTCCCATCGGTGGTCTGGACCGCATCTACGTCGCCACCAATGCCAAATTCGCAAAACAGTTCGAAGAGTGGTCGCTCAGTTGCCATTCGAAGGCCCACCTCAGTTTTACTATCGTCAATGACGGCTCGACCGATGATTCAAATAAGCTCGGGGCCATCGGGGACATCCATTTCGTGCTCGAGACTCAGAAGGTCGATGACGACCTCATTGTGGTCGCCGGCGATAACCTGTTTAGCGAAAAGCTCGAGGCATTCGGACGCTTCTGCCGCCAAAAAAACGCCCCCGTCGTCGCGGCTTACGATGTAAAGGACCTCGAGCAGGTTAAAAAGTACAGCGCACTCACCCTGGCCCCAGATGGCCGCATCACCTTCTTTGAGGAGAAGCCCAAAAACCCATCAAGCACCGTAACCGCAATCGCCCTCTACTTTTACCCGCGCGCGGCCCTGCCCCTGATTCGGCAGTATGTGGCTGAGGGCAATAATCCCGACCAGCCTGGCCGCCTGGTTCAGTGGCTTTACTCGCGCACACCGGTCTATACGTGGAACGTGCCTGGGATTTGGTTCGATATCGGGTCGAAGGAGACTCTGGAAGAAGCAAACCGGATTTTTGCCAAGGCGCGATCTTGA